A single Bacillus sp. OxB-1 DNA region contains:
- a CDS encoding flagellar hook-basal body protein: MFRGFYTVGSGMIAQQRKTELLANNIANANTPGFKADQSVIRSFPEMFMSSIETARIPTKNGFQMKGLSPVGPISTGVYMQETLPLFTQGQLRETGLNTDVALIDGLLPTDEETGIQGAIFFRLENEGGTEHYTKNGNFALDPNGFLTHPAGYYVLDENGQRIELQNDDFHITSEGVIMDGDNEVATIGVSFAQRPDTLMKLGNGTFVQEGGGDLPAADGVAGVTYSMQQRYLEASNVDAARAMTDMLTAYRAFEANQKILQAYDRSMEKTVTEVGRVT; this comes from the coding sequence ATGTTTCGCGGATTTTATACAGTCGGATCGGGGATGATCGCCCAGCAGCGGAAGACGGAGTTGCTGGCGAATAATATTGCCAATGCGAATACACCGGGGTTCAAGGCGGACCAGTCCGTCATCCGTTCCTTCCCGGAAATGTTCATGTCAAGCATTGAGACGGCCCGGATCCCGACGAAGAACGGATTTCAAATGAAAGGCCTCTCGCCGGTCGGCCCGATTTCGACAGGTGTCTATATGCAGGAAACCCTGCCGCTCTTTACCCAAGGGCAACTGCGGGAAACGGGGTTGAATACGGATGTGGCGTTGATCGATGGGCTGCTGCCGACAGATGAGGAAACGGGGATCCAAGGTGCGATCTTCTTCCGGTTGGAAAATGAAGGCGGCACGGAACATTATACGAAAAACGGCAACTTTGCGCTCGATCCGAACGGTTTCCTGACGCATCCGGCGGGCTATTACGTATTGGATGAAAACGGCCAGCGCATCGAATTGCAAAACGATGATTTCCACATTACGAGTGAAGGTGTTATCATGGATGGGGACAACGAGGTGGCGACAATCGGTGTTTCATTTGCCCAGCGTCCTGATACGCTCATGAAACTTGGCAACGGGACATTCGTCCAAGAAGGCGGAGGCGATCTGCCGGCTGCTGATGGCGTTGCAGGCGTCACATACTCGATGCAGCAGCGGTATTTGGAAGCTTCCAACGTGGATGCAGCCCGGGCGATGACCGACATGCTCACCGCCTATCGCGCGTTCGAGGCGAATCAAAAGATCCTGCAAGCGTACGACCGAAGCATGGAAAAGACTGTGACGGAAGTCGGACGAGTCACGTGA
- a CDS encoding rod shape-determining protein, whose protein sequence is MFSKDIGIDLGTANVLIHVKGKGIVLNEPSVVAVDKKTNKVLAVGEEARQMVGRTPGNIIAIRPMKDGVIADFDVTEAMLRHFINKLNVKGFLSKPRILICCPTNITSVEQKAIRQAAEKSGGKQIYLEEEPKVSAVGAGMDIFQPSGNMVIDIGGGTTDVAVLSMGDIVTSQSIKVAGDTFDTDITNYIKKEYKLLIGERTAENIKINVGTVFPGGRKEEIDIRGRDLVTGLPRTITVNSQEIGDALKESVYLIVQAAKNVLEKTPPELSADTIDRGIFLTGGGALLHGIDQLLAEELKVPVFIAESPLDCVAIGTGILLENMGKASMV, encoded by the coding sequence ATGTTTTCAAAAGATATCGGGATAGACCTTGGCACAGCCAATGTCCTGATTCACGTAAAAGGAAAAGGGATCGTATTGAATGAACCCTCGGTCGTAGCCGTAGATAAAAAGACAAATAAAGTGCTGGCCGTGGGCGAAGAGGCAAGACAGATGGTCGGGCGGACACCGGGGAACATCATTGCGATCCGTCCGATGAAAGATGGGGTCATTGCGGATTTTGACGTGACAGAGGCGATGCTTCGCCATTTTATTAATAAATTGAATGTCAAAGGGTTTTTATCCAAGCCACGCATCCTCATTTGCTGCCCGACCAATATTACGAGCGTCGAGCAGAAGGCGATCCGGCAAGCCGCAGAAAAGTCGGGCGGCAAACAGATCTATCTCGAAGAGGAGCCGAAAGTGTCGGCAGTCGGCGCAGGGATGGACATTTTCCAGCCAAGCGGCAATATGGTCATCGACATCGGAGGCGGGACGACCGACGTGGCCGTTCTGTCAATGGGCGATATCGTAACCTCGCAGTCTATTAAAGTGGCGGGAGATACATTTGATACGGATATTACGAACTATATTAAAAAAGAGTACAAACTGCTGATCGGGGAACGGACAGCAGAAAATATCAAAATCAACGTCGGCACCGTGTTCCCAGGCGGCCGGAAGGAAGAAATCGATATCCGAGGACGCGATCTCGTTACGGGGCTGCCCCGCACGATCACCGTCAATTCGCAGGAAATCGGGGATGCTCTCAAGGAATCGGTTTATCTGATCGTCCAAGCGGCTAAAAATGTCTTGGAGAAGACACCGCCTGAACTGTCAGCGGATACGATCGACCGGGGGATCTTCCTGACAGGCGGCGGCGCCTTGCTGCACGGGATCGACCAGCTGCTTGCGGAAGAGTTGAAGGTCCCGGTGTTCATTGCCGAAAGTCCGTTGGATTGTGTCGCGATCGGGACCGGGATTCTATTGGAGAACATGGGCAAAGCATCGATGGTGTAA
- a CDS encoding flagellar hook-basal body protein — MIRTMATATNTLNQLQHQFDIIGNNLANASTHGYKSNEASFHELLYQQFNNDKADEAPRQSPLGIRYGTGAVLGQAQVNWKIGSLQMTGRELDFALTEPKQHFNILMPGENGEQTVYTRQGNFYVSPVANGQLMLVTGDGYPVANSAGQPITFADNVQSYKVQPGGVLEMTFTDGTVGQAELGITVMERPNVMTRLSATNFALPENLADLGVNEADILTEIQGAARNGIGLQNQALEASNVNYEKEMTDLISVQRSYQFNARTVTLADQMLGLINGIR; from the coding sequence ATGATCCGCACGATGGCGACAGCGACCAATACGCTCAATCAATTACAACACCAATTTGATATAATCGGCAATAACTTGGCCAACGCAAGCACGCATGGCTATAAATCGAATGAAGCGAGCTTCCATGAGCTCCTTTATCAGCAATTCAACAATGACAAGGCGGACGAGGCGCCGCGGCAATCGCCGCTCGGCATCCGCTACGGAACCGGCGCGGTCCTGGGACAAGCGCAGGTCAATTGGAAGATCGGCTCCTTGCAGATGACGGGACGGGAACTCGATTTCGCGCTGACGGAACCGAAGCAGCATTTCAATATTCTGATGCCCGGGGAAAACGGCGAGCAGACCGTCTATACGCGGCAAGGGAACTTCTACGTGTCACCGGTGGCAAATGGCCAATTGATGCTCGTGACGGGCGATGGCTACCCGGTTGCGAACAGTGCAGGCCAACCGATCACGTTTGCCGATAACGTCCAAAGCTACAAAGTCCAGCCGGGCGGTGTGCTGGAAATGACATTTACAGACGGAACAGTCGGACAAGCGGAGCTGGGGATCACTGTGATGGAGCGGCCGAACGTCATGACACGCCTATCTGCAACCAATTTCGCCCTTCCGGAAAACTTGGCGGATTTAGGGGTCAATGAAGCCGACATCCTGACCGAAATCCAAGGGGCGGCGCGGAACGGAATCGGATTGCAAAACCAGGCACTCGAAGCATCCAACGTCAACTATGAGAAGGAAATGACCGATTTGATTTCCGTCCAGCGTTCCTATCAATTCAATGCACGCACAGTGACATTGGCAGATCAGATGCTCGGCCTCATCAACGGCATCCGATAA